The Solanum lycopersicum chromosome 6, SLM_r2.1 genome has a window encoding:
- the LOC138349304 gene encoding uncharacterized protein: MAPKDGNESDNDEEIQNQMTSQETGTTEEIRVLRQQMAEMYEAWMSGQPPPSSIRNYFNTNMSHPIQVSTSDPIYPPGFDPYANTSNVAGTSMARPSNTPAISNPLFVSTAPTNSIPQPTMVPKSNSDPPPKVRREQSYTLEETIKIPSSHPHINQYSSPVEIERMVKNEEHEEMTKKMKSLEQSIRDMQGLGGHKGISFSDLCMFPHVHLPAGFKTPKFEKYDGHGDPIAHLKRYCNQLRGAGGKEELLMAYFGESLVGIASEWFIDQDITNWHTWDDLARCFVQQFQYNIDIVPDRSSLANMKKKTTENFREYAIRWREQAARVKPPMKESEMIDVFLQAQEPDYFHYLLSAVGKTFAEVIKVGEMVENGIKSGKIVSQAALKATTQVLQNGSGNIGGKKRREDVATIVSAPRTHVLGNSPQHYFPSQAPQYSMPYTPYHVFNAQPIAPPSYPQWRAPTPQNHPPPPQVHQNTARIPFRPRP; encoded by the coding sequence ATGGCCCCCAAAGACGGAAATGAATCGGACAATGATGAGGAGATCCAAAACCAGATGACTTCACAAGAAACAGGGACAACAGAAGAGATAAGGGTGTTAAGACAACAAATGGCAGAGATGTACGAGGCTTGGATGAGTGGACAACCTCCACCATCTTCAATCCGAaactattttaatacaaatatgtctCACCCTATCCAGGTGTCGACAAGCGATCCGATATATCCCCCTGGATTCGACCCCTATGCTAACACATCCAATGTCGCTGGAACTTCTATGGCGCGCCCTTCGAATACGCCTGCAATAAGTAATCCACTCTTTGTGTCAACTGCCCCGACTAACAGCATCCCGCAGCCAACGATGGTGCCCAAATCCAACAGTGATCCTCCGCCCAAAGTTCGGCGTGAGCAGAGTTACACTCTTGAAGAGACCATTAAAATTCCAAGTTCTCATCCCCACATTAATCAATATAGTTCCCCTGTTGAAATTGAGAGGATGGTTAAGAatgaggaacatgaagaaatgactaagaaaatgaagagtttggaaCAGAGTATAAGAGATATGCAAGGACTAGGAGGCCACAAAGGCATCTCATTCAGTGACTTGTGTATGTTTCCTCACGTCCATTTACCTGCTGGTTTTAAAACtccaaagtttgaaaaatatgatggtCACGGAGACCCCATAGCTCATCTAAAGAGATATTGCAACCAATTGAGGGGTGCAGGGGGCAAAGAAGAGTTACTTATGGCCTATTTTGGGGAAAGCTTAGTAGGGATTGCATCTGAATGGTTCATAGATCAGGATATCACCAACTGGCACACATGGGATGACTTGGCTCGATGTTTTGTACAGCAATTCcaatataatattgacattGTCCCAGATCGCTCCTCGTTAGctaacatgaagaagaagaccacgGAAAATTTTCGTGAATATGCTATCAGATGGAGGGAACAAGCTGCTAGGGTTAAACCACCGATGAAGGAGTCAGAGATGATTGATGTTTTTCTCCAGGcgcaagaacctgattacttTCACTATCTGCTTTCTGCCGTAGGGAAAACATTCGCTGAAGTTATTAAGGTGGGGGAAATGGTGGAAAATGGCATCAAGTCTGGAAAGATTGTAAGTCAGGCTGCCCTAAAAGCCACAACACAAGTGCTTCAAAATGGTTCTGGAAATATTGGAGGGAAGAAGAGAAGGGAGGATGTGGCCACTATTGTATCAGCGCCTAGGACTCATGTTCTAGGTAATTCCCCACAACACTATTTTCCTTCCCAAGCTCCACAATATTCTATGCCATACACTccatatcatgtttttaatgCACAACCAATTGCACCCCCTTCTTATCCACAATGGCGTGCACCAACTCCACAAAATCATCCACCACCCCCTCAAGTTCATCAAAACACTGCTAGAATTCCTTTCCGTCCTAGACCATAA
- the LOC138349305 gene encoding secreted RxLR effector protein 161-like has translation MYSVSLVSRYLEHQKEIHLLAAKRILRYLQGTIDYGILYKKEGKSELIGFTDSDFSGDKEDMKSTPGYVFMLGSGAVSWCSKKQPIVTLSTTEAEFVAATVCVTQAIWLSFMFDSKNQIFFTAIMAQQLSFQGIQCYMDGANT, from the coding sequence ATGTATTCTGTTAGTCTTGTTAGCAGGTACTTGGAGCACCAAAAAGAGATTCATTTGTTGGCTGCTAAAAGAATTCTCAGGTATTTGCAAGGTACAATTGACTATGGTATTCTATACAAGAAAGAAGGCAAGTCGGAGTTAATTGGCTTCACAGATAGTGATTTTTCTGGAGATAAAGAAGACATGAAAAGCACTCCAGGTTATGTGTTTATGCTTGGATCTGGAGCTGTTTCTTGGTGCTCTAAGAAGCAACCGATTGTTACATTGTCCACTACAGAAGCAGAGTTTGTAGCTGCAACTGTGTGTGTTACCCAAGCAATTTGGTTGAGTTTCATGTTCGACAGTAAGAACCAAATCTTCTTTACTGCAATAATGGCTCAACAATTAAGCTTTCAAGGAATTCAGTGCTACATGGACGGAGCAAACACATAG